One genomic window of Ottowia oryzae includes the following:
- a CDS encoding hemolysin family protein, whose protein sequence is MGFVENLLIILALIGASAFFSVAEMSLAASRRLRLRHLADEGDARALRVLRVQEQPGFYFTTVQIGVNAIAILGGIVGEGLFSPTFESFLRGWMPEATATTLAFTASVALVTSLFVVFADLVPKRLGMADPERMAMRVIGPMDKVLWAFKPVVWLYNKCSDLILRLIGLPTQRDERITPDDILALAEAGTQAGVIDRPEQMVIENVFELDTRSVTSAMTPRDRIAWLSHDDTDEAVRARIAAEPFSTYPVCDGELDRVLGYVDAKDLFQRVLSNRPIHLTEEGLLHKVVAVPDQLSLSEVLHQFRQQHEDFAIIVNEYSTVVGVVTLNDVMSTVMGDLVTPEDEEMIVRRDDGSWLIDGHTPVTDVQRALDLGDLPDADQYDTLAGFLMAMLRRVPRRTDFVDWGGFRFEVMDVDNYRIDQVLVTRSKAGDSGGASGAPPN, encoded by the coding sequence ATGGGCTTTGTTGAAAACCTGCTGATCATCCTGGCGCTGATAGGCGCCAGCGCCTTCTTTTCCGTCGCGGAGATGTCCTTGGCGGCGTCGCGCCGCCTGCGCCTGCGCCACCTGGCCGATGAGGGCGACGCGCGTGCGCTGCGCGTGCTGCGTGTGCAGGAACAGCCGGGCTTTTACTTCACCACCGTGCAGATCGGGGTCAATGCGATTGCGATCCTCGGCGGTATCGTGGGCGAAGGTCTGTTCAGCCCCACGTTCGAGTCGTTCCTGCGCGGCTGGATGCCTGAGGCCACCGCCACCACGCTGGCGTTCACCGCGTCGGTAGCCCTGGTCACCTCGCTGTTCGTGGTGTTTGCCGATCTGGTCCCCAAGCGCCTGGGCATGGCCGACCCTGAACGCATGGCCATGCGCGTCATCGGCCCCATGGACAAGGTGCTGTGGGCCTTCAAGCCCGTGGTTTGGCTTTACAACAAGTGCAGCGACCTGATCCTGCGGCTGATCGGCCTGCCCACGCAGCGCGACGAGCGCATCACGCCCGACGACATCCTGGCGCTGGCCGAAGCAGGCACCCAGGCGGGCGTGATCGACCGGCCCGAGCAGATGGTAATCGAGAACGTGTTCGAGCTGGACACCCGCTCGGTCACCAGCGCGATGACGCCGCGCGACCGCATCGCCTGGCTGAGCCACGACGACACCGACGAAGCCGTACGCGCACGCATCGCCGCCGAGCCGTTTTCCACCTACCCCGTGTGCGATGGCGAGTTGGACCGCGTGCTGGGCTACGTCGATGCCAAAGACCTATTCCAGCGCGTACTGAGCAACCGACCCATTCATTTGACCGAGGAAGGCCTGCTGCACAAGGTGGTGGCGGTGCCGGACCAGCTGAGCCTGTCTGAAGTGCTGCACCAGTTCCGCCAGCAGCACGAAGACTTCGCCATCATCGTCAACGAATACAGCACGGTGGTGGGCGTGGTCACGCTCAATGACGTGATGAGCACGGTGATGGGCGACCTGGTGACGCCGGAAGATGAAGAAATGATCGTGCGGCGCGACGATGGCTCTTGGTTGATCGACGGCCACACGCCGGTGACTGACGTGCAGCGCGCGCTGGATCTGGGCGACCTGCCCGACGCCGACCAGTACGACACCTTGGCCGGGTTCTTGATGGCGATGCTGCGCCGCGTGCCGCGCCGCACCGACTTCGTCGACTGGGGCGGCTTTCGCTTCGAGGTGATGGACGTCGACAACTACCGCATCGACCAGGTGCTGGTCACGCGCAGCAAGGCGGGCGACTCGGGCGGGGCCAGTGGCGCGCCACCGAATTGA
- a CDS encoding lytic transglycosylase domain-containing protein has protein sequence MTGAVSRGRPGGGLTRRTCLAASVGAASVWLAPGVAHAGGQLEEPMADSVRTALSSAIANSAPPVPTFATTEAHLSYLRWLGAMSERLQSRKPDFNTRIEFLQTVWYETRRAGLDTSLMMGLIQVESAFRKFAVSNVGARGYTQVMPFWTRVIGDGDPGKLFHMQTNLRFGCVILRHYLDRERGDLFMALGRYNGSRGRDPYPNAVFGAQRRWVFTG, from the coding sequence ATGACGGGCGCGGTGTCGCGCGGCCGGCCCGGTGGCGGGCTGACGCGTCGGACTTGTTTGGCGGCGTCGGTCGGGGCGGCCAGCGTGTGGCTGGCGCCCGGCGTGGCGCACGCAGGCGGGCAGCTGGAAGAGCCGATGGCCGATTCCGTGCGCACGGCGCTCAGCTCGGCCATTGCCAACAGCGCGCCGCCGGTGCCCACCTTTGCCACCACCGAGGCGCACCTGTCGTACCTGCGCTGGCTGGGCGCGATGAGTGAACGGCTTCAAAGCCGCAAGCCAGACTTCAACACCCGCATCGAATTCCTGCAAACCGTTTGGTACGAAACGCGACGCGCGGGGCTGGACACTTCCTTGATGATGGGTTTGATCCAGGTTGAAAGCGCGTTTCGCAAATTCGCAGTGTCCAACGTGGGCGCGCGCGGCTACACGCAGGTCATGCCGTTCTGGACGCGCGTGATCGGCGACGGCGACCCCGGCAAGCTGTTTCACATGCAGACCAACCTGCGCTTTGGCTGCGTGATCCTGCGCCACTACCTTGACCGCGAGCGGGGCGACCTGTTCATGGCGCTCGGCCGCTACAACGGATCACGCGGGCGCGACCCGTATCCGAATGCCGTATTCGGTGCCCAAAGAAGATGGGTTTTCACGGGCTAG